The following proteins come from a genomic window of Oricola thermophila:
- a CDS encoding HNH endonuclease signature motif containing protein produces the protein MMRDRAKLADRRNAILQKILARCVRRPRQPGQEIGCLEWQGPDSGDGRGGGYPRMSLDGQTVAVHLVIANHFLGYIPGKKQIDHECGNRRCLEWTHMDIVTASENCRRRNGRKPQRRGNWRK, from the coding sequence ATGATGCGGGATCGCGCGAAACTGGCCGATCGCCGCAACGCGATCCTGCAAAAGATCCTTGCGCGTTGCGTCCGCAGGCCGCGGCAGCCGGGACAGGAAATCGGCTGCCTCGAATGGCAAGGGCCGGATTCGGGCGACGGACGGGGAGGCGGATATCCGCGCATGTCGCTCGACGGCCAGACGGTCGCCGTGCACCTGGTCATCGCAAATCACTTCCTCGGCTACATACCGGGGAAAAAGCAGATCGACCATGAATGCGGCAACCGCCGGTGCCTCGAGTGGACTCACATGGACATCGTGACTGCGAGCGAGAACTGCCGACGTCGCAACGGACGCAAGCCGCAACGGCGCGGGAACTGGCGCAAATGA
- a CDS encoding integrase, protein MPGHALSALRRVYPDYPGTIRRSLKTADLAEARARRDAMEAADDEQWQRIASGDVGGDIHARAIERALSLRIEYRSVADLAASASVEELISRIRVAAASPDRLTGAAVFGAAGEAETSIDDAFDVFENVIRRADLARKSDLQRTKWRQLKRRGIENFKRVVGDIPIEKIGRDEARKFHEWWLGRIAPDDPKVRPLSASAGNKDLDTMRSLLGEYFAYVGRDVPNPFRGMRFNDRIVRTRPAFSEAWIRQRILAPGALDAMNDDARRAVLALINTGARPSEIINLEPDAIVLDADIPHVDIRETENRELKARATARRIPLVGVSLEALREAKAAGGFPRYRDRDNLSAAVNKYFRDHGLMESDRHTLYSMRHAFEARLKLANVDEELRRYLMGHAISRPKYGYSDALTWAVEAVRKVAL, encoded by the coding sequence GTGCCCGGTCATGCACTTTCGGCGTTGCGGAGGGTCTATCCCGATTATCCGGGCACGATCCGGCGGTCGCTCAAAACGGCCGATCTTGCCGAGGCGCGCGCCCGGCGCGACGCGATGGAGGCGGCCGACGACGAGCAATGGCAACGCATCGCGTCCGGCGACGTCGGCGGCGATATCCATGCACGGGCGATCGAGCGCGCACTCTCGCTGCGGATCGAATATCGGTCGGTGGCCGACCTGGCGGCGTCGGCAAGCGTCGAGGAACTGATATCGCGGATTCGCGTGGCGGCCGCCTCTCCCGACAGGCTAACGGGCGCCGCCGTTTTTGGCGCGGCCGGCGAGGCGGAAACCTCGATCGACGATGCCTTCGACGTGTTCGAAAACGTGATCCGGCGCGCAGACCTGGCGCGCAAATCCGATCTGCAGCGCACGAAATGGCGGCAACTGAAGCGGCGCGGAATAGAGAATTTCAAGCGCGTCGTCGGAGACATTCCGATCGAGAAGATTGGCCGTGACGAGGCGCGCAAGTTCCATGAATGGTGGCTCGGCCGTATTGCGCCCGACGATCCGAAGGTCCGGCCGCTGTCGGCCTCGGCGGGCAACAAGGATCTGGACACGATGCGCTCGCTTCTCGGCGAATATTTCGCCTATGTCGGCCGCGACGTTCCGAACCCGTTTCGCGGCATGCGCTTCAATGATCGCATCGTGCGGACGCGACCGGCCTTTTCCGAGGCGTGGATCCGGCAGCGTATCCTCGCGCCGGGCGCGCTCGACGCCATGAATGACGACGCCCGCCGGGCGGTGCTTGCGCTGATAAACACGGGCGCGCGGCCGTCGGAGATCATCAATCTCGAGCCCGATGCAATCGTCCTCGACGCCGACATTCCCCATGTCGATATTCGCGAGACCGAAAACCGGGAACTGAAGGCAAGGGCAACGGCGCGACGCATCCCGCTCGTCGGCGTATCCCTCGAGGCGTTGCGGGAGGCCAAGGCGGCCGGCGGCTTCCCGCGCTATCGCGACCGGGACAACCTGTCGGCGGCGGTCAACAAGTATTTTCGCGATCACGGCTTGATGGAAAGCGACCGGCACACGCTCTATTCAATGCGCCATGCGTTCGAGGCGCGCCTGAAGCTGGCGAATGTCGACGAGGAACTGCGGCGCTACCTCATGGGGCACGCGATCAGCCGGCCGAAATACGGCTACAGCGACGCGCTGACATGGGCAGTCGAGGCAGTTCGGAAGGTGGCGCTGTAG
- a CDS encoding exopolysaccharide biosynthesis protein, giving the protein MTDHDEMAMKAAPRGALAKIEQILKQADSDDNGDISLGALSDAMEERAFGLLMLLLALPCCLPFVYLLPQIVALPMVFLAAQMAQGRRAPWLPETLRRRRMPVKGLLEVTARTKRYAGWLERLAHPRLAGLTGDGGLRVLGAVLIVPCLSILLPLPLTNTVPGIGVAIAAAGVIERDGIFVVLGVLIGLLWVLMLAIGGPALLYFLIEWLKMRFAAG; this is encoded by the coding sequence GTGACAGACCATGACGAGATGGCGATGAAGGCCGCGCCGCGCGGGGCGCTTGCCAAGATCGAACAGATCCTGAAGCAGGCGGACAGCGACGACAATGGCGACATCAGCCTCGGCGCGCTGTCCGACGCCATGGAGGAGCGCGCCTTCGGCCTGCTGATGCTGCTGCTGGCGCTGCCCTGCTGCCTGCCCTTCGTCTATCTGCTGCCGCAGATCGTCGCCCTGCCGATGGTCTTCCTCGCCGCGCAGATGGCGCAGGGGCGGCGCGCGCCGTGGCTGCCGGAAACGCTGCGCAGGCGGAGAATGCCCGTGAAGGGGTTGCTCGAGGTGACTGCGCGCACGAAGCGCTATGCCGGCTGGCTGGAGCGGCTGGCGCATCCGCGGCTGGCCGGGCTGACCGGCGATGGCGGGCTGAGGGTGCTTGGCGCGGTGCTGATCGTGCCCTGCCTGTCGATCCTCCTGCCCCTTCCGCTGACCAACACCGTGCCGGGTATCGGCGTGGCCATCGCGGCGGCCGGGGTGATCGAGCGCGACGGCATATTCGTCGTGCTGGGCGTTCTCATCGGGCTCCTCTGGGTGCTGATGCTCGCGATCGGCGGGCCGGCGCTGCTCTACTTCCTGATCGAGTGGCTGAAAATGCGGTTTGCCGCCGGTTAG
- a CDS encoding disulfide bond formation protein B, translating to MSQTATSRLQLVSALFLAFAMAAVVGTALGFEHLGGFIPCKLCLEERVPYYAGVPAALLAAAGAALGWRGCMTRGMLAIVALLMTYGVILATYHAGAEWHWWAGPNDCGAAATSGITTDAGGLLGALDSVTPPSCDEAAGRFLGLSFAGWNVLASLTLAAVAWKAVLARD from the coding sequence ATGAGCCAGACAGCAACATCCCGCCTCCAGCTGGTTTCGGCCCTGTTCCTCGCCTTCGCCATGGCCGCGGTCGTCGGCACGGCGCTGGGCTTCGAGCATCTCGGCGGCTTCATCCCGTGCAAGCTGTGCCTGGAAGAGCGCGTGCCTTACTATGCAGGGGTTCCGGCGGCGCTGCTGGCGGCGGCGGGCGCGGCGCTCGGCTGGCGGGGATGCATGACGCGCGGCATGCTGGCGATCGTCGCCCTGCTGATGACCTACGGCGTCATCCTCGCCACCTACCACGCGGGCGCGGAATGGCACTGGTGGGCAGGGCCCAACGATTGCGGCGCCGCGGCAACCTCCGGGATCACCACCGATGCGGGCGGCCTGCTGGGCGCGCTCGACTCGGTGACGCCGCCCTCCTGCGACGAGGCGGCGGGGCGCTTCCTCGGACTGTCGTTTGCGGGGTGGAATGTGCTGGCGAGCCTGACGCTGGCGGCCGTCGCCTGGAAGGCGGTGCTGGCGCGGGACTGA
- a CDS encoding HNH endonuclease — MTIAVSPDSLPALVLNADYRPLSYYPLSLWSWQDAIKAVFLDRVNIVAEYDHEVSSPSFAMKIPSVVSLKDYVKPATYPAFTRFNVFLRDKFQCQYCGSTEDLTFDHLVPRRFGGQTTWDNIVTACSPCNLRKGGKMPDEAGMKPFQAPYHPTVHDLHNNGRSFPPNHLHESWMDYLYWDVELEP; from the coding sequence TTGACGATCGCGGTTTCGCCGGACAGTCTTCCGGCACTCGTGCTGAATGCGGACTACCGCCCGCTGAGCTACTATCCCTTGTCGCTATGGTCCTGGCAGGACGCGATCAAGGCGGTTTTTCTTGACCGCGTGAACATCGTCGCCGAATACGACCACGAGGTCTCCTCGCCCTCCTTCGCGATGAAGATTCCGAGCGTCGTCAGCCTCAAGGATTATGTGAAGCCGGCCACCTATCCGGCCTTCACCCGCTTCAATGTCTTCCTGCGCGACAAGTTCCAGTGCCAGTATTGCGGTTCGACGGAGGATCTCACCTTCGACCACCTGGTCCCGCGTCGTTTCGGCGGGCAGACGACGTGGGACAATATCGTCACGGCCTGCTCGCCCTGCAATCTGAGGAAGGGCGGCAAGATGCCCGACGAGGCGGGCATGAAACCCTTCCAGGCGCCCTACCATCCCACGGTTCACGACCTGCACAACAACGGGCGAAGTTTTCCGCCCAACCACCTGCACGAAAGCTGGATGGATTATCTCTACTGGGATGTCGAGCTGGAGCCCTGA
- a CDS encoding DNA-3-methyladenine glycosylase family protein encodes MNRDTGRRPDGAAQPAGPIETPGDIARGLAWLREADPRLGPVIESAGEVPLRRSAPGFAGLASIVVAQQVSRQSADAIWGRLVALVDPLEPAAFLAGGEAAWREAGLSRPKQRTLVAVSEAMLEGRLDLEALSRVDGEAALAAMTAIHGIGPWTAEVWLLFAAGHPDIFPAGDVALQAAVADAFALPRRPAARQLREMAESWAPWRGVAARLFWAFYAERRGHAAAPR; translated from the coding sequence ATGAATCGCGATACAGGTAGAAGGCCGGACGGCGCCGCGCAACCGGCAGGCCCCATCGAGACGCCCGGCGACATCGCGCGCGGCCTTGCCTGGCTGCGCGAGGCCGATCCGCGCCTCGGTCCCGTGATCGAGTCCGCGGGCGAGGTGCCGCTGCGCCGCTCCGCCCCGGGCTTTGCCGGCCTCGCCTCCATCGTCGTCGCCCAGCAGGTCTCGCGGCAGAGCGCCGACGCCATCTGGGGGCGCCTCGTCGCCCTGGTCGATCCGCTGGAGCCGGCCGCCTTCCTCGCCGGGGGCGAGGCGGCCTGGCGCGAGGCCGGCCTGTCGCGGCCGAAGCAGCGCACCCTCGTCGCGGTCAGCGAGGCCATGCTGGAAGGCCGTCTCGACCTTGAGGCGCTGAGCCGGGTCGACGGCGAAGCGGCGCTGGCCGCCATGACCGCCATCCACGGCATCGGCCCGTGGACGGCGGAGGTCTGGCTCCTCTTCGCCGCCGGCCATCCGGACATCTTTCCCGCCGGCGATGTCGCGCTGCAGGCGGCCGTGGCGGACGCCTTCGCCCTGCCGCGCCGCCCGGCCGCCCGCCAGCTGCGCGAAATGGCCGAATCATGGGCGCCCTGGCGGGGCGTTGCGGCCCGCCTTTTCTGGGCCTTCTACGCCGAAAGGCGCGGACATGCCGCAGCACCCCGCTGA
- the gluQRS gene encoding tRNA glutamyl-Q(34) synthetase GluQRS encodes MTDSQAVFRFAPSPNGALHLGHAYSAIVNFELARETGGRFLLRMEDIDTERCSPELERGILEDLEWLGIEWDGPVRRQSEHFDDYRAALEALEAEGLVYRSWLSRSEIRRLVEAREEELGSWPRDPDGAPLFPGSRDETGDPAEPHLLRLDMEQAIARIGMPQYWQEGGAGPGGETGPVEADPAAWGDVVLARRDTPTSYHLSVVIDDALQGVTHVVRGRDLFHSTSVHVVLQELLGLPRPNYVHHDLVLGDDGRKLSKSRRDTSLRSLREAGFTPGDIRRTIGLADRGSATRPAG; translated from the coding sequence ATGACCGACAGCCAGGCCGTCTTCCGTTTCGCCCCCAGTCCGAACGGGGCGCTGCATCTCGGTCACGCCTATTCGGCGATCGTCAATTTCGAGCTGGCGCGCGAGACCGGCGGAAGGTTCCTGCTGCGCATGGAGGATATCGACACCGAGCGATGTTCGCCAGAGCTGGAGCGGGGCATCCTGGAGGATCTCGAGTGGCTCGGCATCGAGTGGGACGGGCCGGTCAGGCGGCAATCGGAGCATTTCGACGACTACCGCGCTGCGCTGGAGGCGCTGGAGGCGGAGGGGCTGGTCTACCGGTCGTGGCTGAGCCGGTCGGAAATCCGCCGGCTGGTCGAGGCCAGGGAGGAGGAGCTGGGCTCATGGCCGCGCGATCCCGACGGCGCGCCGCTCTTTCCCGGCAGCCGCGACGAGACCGGCGACCCGGCGGAACCGCACCTGCTGCGCCTCGACATGGAACAGGCGATCGCGCGGATCGGCATGCCGCAATACTGGCAGGAGGGCGGCGCCGGCCCCGGCGGGGAGACCGGGCCGGTGGAAGCCGACCCGGCGGCCTGGGGCGACGTGGTGCTGGCGCGGCGCGACACGCCGACGAGCTACCATCTTTCCGTGGTGATCGACGATGCGCTGCAGGGCGTGACCCACGTCGTGCGCGGGCGCGATCTTTTCCATTCCACATCGGTGCACGTGGTGCTGCAGGAACTGCTCGGCCTGCCGCGACCGAACTATGTGCATCACGACCTGGTGCTGGGCGACGACGGAAGGAAACTGTCGAAGAGCAGGCGCGACACCAGCCTGAGATCGCTGCGCGAGGCCGGCTTCACGCCGGGAGACATCAGGAGGACGATCGGACTGGCCGACCGGGGATCCGCCACGCGCCCGGCGGGTTGA
- a CDS encoding YihY/virulence factor BrkB family protein: MLRQYVIAKRILRDAFGHFNATDGWALASHVALSTLLAIFPFLIFATTLAGFLGAERFADTAVHLVFDTWPERIAEPIAREVMNVLTVQRGGLLTISVAAAAFFASNGVEALRVALNRAYRVEESRSLIRIRVQSLVFVVIATFGFMAISFLLVLAPLAYRIAEKWVPGLETLSLSIAFWRFAIALFVLVAGLFVAHKWLPDGRRSFASLVPGIALTIVAWVLGAMLFATYLESFAAYVTTYAGLASIMIALVFLYIIAAIFILGAEINAAIIRFREARSFISRPPDGPGEGLGGNQR; this comes from the coding sequence ATGCTGAGACAATACGTGATCGCGAAGCGGATCCTCCGCGACGCATTCGGCCACTTCAACGCGACCGACGGCTGGGCGCTGGCCAGCCATGTCGCCCTGTCCACGCTGCTGGCGATCTTTCCGTTCCTGATCTTCGCCACCACCCTGGCCGGCTTTCTCGGTGCCGAGCGTTTCGCCGACACCGCCGTCCATCTTGTCTTCGACACGTGGCCGGAGCGCATCGCCGAGCCGATCGCCCGCGAGGTCATGAACGTTCTCACCGTGCAGCGCGGCGGCCTGCTGACCATATCGGTCGCCGCGGCGGCCTTCTTCGCCTCCAACGGCGTGGAGGCGCTGCGCGTCGCGCTCAACCGCGCCTACCGTGTGGAGGAGAGCCGCTCGCTGATCCGCATCCGCGTCCAGAGCCTCGTCTTCGTGGTCATCGCGACCTTCGGCTTCATGGCGATCAGCTTCCTGCTCGTCCTCGCCCCCCTCGCCTACCGCATTGCCGAGAAATGGGTGCCCGGCCTGGAGACGCTGTCCCTTTCGATCGCCTTCTGGCGGTTCGCGATCGCGCTTTTCGTTCTCGTCGCGGGCCTGTTCGTCGCCCACAAGTGGCTTCCCGACGGAAGGCGCAGCTTCGCCTCGCTGGTCCCCGGCATCGCCCTGACGATCGTCGCCTGGGTGCTCGGCGCCATGCTTTTCGCCACCTATCTGGAGAGCTTCGCCGCCTATGTGACGACCTATGCCGGCCTCGCCTCGATCATGATCGCTCTGGTCTTCCTCTACATCATCGCCGCGATCTTCATTCTCGGCGCCGAGATCAACGCCGCGATCATCCGCTTCCGCGAGGCCCGATCCTTCATTTCCCGCCCGCCGGATGGTCCCGGGGAGGGGTTAGGCGGGAATCAACGTTAA
- a CDS encoding SDR family NAD(P)-dependent oxidoreductase, translated as MTHNPSVLITGCSSGIGRHCALRLRDDGYRVFATARKPEDLGRLRDEGMAAALHLDYREPDSIRAAFAAVMAETGGRLDALVNNGAYSQPGAVEDLPTDALREQFEANFFGWHELTRLAVPVMRGQGGGRIVHVSSILGLVPAPVRGAYVASKHALEGLMLTARMELEGSGVHMSLIEPGPVPSKIAQNALAYAHKYIDIEASVHRAAYEKRLAELEAGGTPDDGGRAAGWVYRRLRHALKAAKPRPHYLVTPQARLGVAGKWLLPAGLFYRIVAART; from the coding sequence ATGACACACAATCCTTCCGTTCTCATCACGGGATGTTCCAGCGGAATCGGCCGTCATTGCGCCCTGCGGCTGCGCGACGACGGATACCGCGTCTTCGCGACCGCGCGCAAGCCGGAGGACCTGGGACGGCTCCGCGACGAGGGCATGGCGGCCGCGCTCCATCTCGACTACCGGGAGCCGGACTCGATCCGCGCGGCCTTCGCGGCCGTGATGGCGGAAACCGGCGGTCGGCTCGACGCGCTGGTCAACAACGGCGCCTACAGCCAGCCCGGCGCGGTGGAAGACCTGCCCACCGACGCGCTGCGCGAGCAGTTCGAGGCGAACTTCTTCGGCTGGCACGAGCTGACGCGGCTGGCGGTGCCGGTCATGCGCGGGCAGGGCGGCGGACGCATCGTGCACGTGTCGTCGATCCTGGGACTCGTCCCGGCGCCGGTCCGCGGCGCCTATGTGGCGTCGAAGCACGCGCTGGAAGGCCTGATGCTGACCGCGCGGATGGAACTCGAGGGAAGCGGGGTCCACATGTCCCTCATCGAGCCGGGGCCGGTGCCATCGAAGATCGCGCAGAACGCCCTGGCCTACGCGCACAAATATATCGACATCGAGGCGAGCGTGCATCGCGCGGCCTACGAGAAGCGGCTGGCCGAGCTGGAGGCCGGCGGCACGCCGGACGACGGCGGCCGGGCGGCCGGATGGGTCTACCGGCGCTTGCGGCACGCGCTGAAGGCGGCTAAGCCAAGACCGCACTACCTCGTGACGCCGCAGGCGCGGCTGGGTGTCGCGGGAAAATGGCTGCTGCCGGCCGGGCTCTTCTACCGGATCGTCGCGGCACGGACCTAG
- a CDS encoding twin transmembrane helix small protein — protein sequence MSGALFYIALVIMVAVVAVLFVGLRNLMRQGDANFSNKMMQLRVFLQFIAVVVIVIGIYFARSAGAG from the coding sequence ATGTCTGGCGCGCTCTTCTACATCGCTCTCGTCATCATGGTGGCCGTGGTCGCCGTGCTGTTCGTCGGCCTGCGCAACCTGATGCGGCAGGGCGATGCCAACTTCTCCAACAAGATGATGCAGCTGCGCGTCTTCCTGCAGTTCATCGCCGTGGTGGTGATCGTGATCGGAATCTATTTCGCGCGCTCGGCCGGCGCCGGCTAG
- a CDS encoding cob(I)yrinic acid a,c-diamide adenosyltransferase: MVVLNKIYTRTGDDGTTALGSGERRPKHDLRVAAYGTVDEANACIGMARVHTGTAHPEIDAMLARIQNDLFDLGADLATPETDQPPAHEPLRITAGQVERLEADIDRLNANLSPLRSFVLPGGSPAAAALHLARTVSRRAERLMVELAERPGERVNPDALKYVNRVSDFLFVASRAVNDNGARDVLWVPGENR, encoded by the coding sequence ATGGTCGTGCTCAACAAGATCTACACCAGGACGGGCGACGACGGCACGACGGCGCTGGGGAGCGGCGAGCGGCGCCCCAAGCACGACCTGCGCGTCGCCGCCTACGGGACTGTCGACGAGGCCAATGCCTGTATCGGCATGGCGCGCGTGCACACGGGCACCGCGCATCCGGAGATCGATGCCATGCTGGCGCGCATCCAGAACGACCTGTTCGATCTCGGCGCGGACCTCGCCACCCCGGAAACGGACCAGCCGCCCGCGCACGAGCCGCTGCGGATCACGGCGGGCCAGGTCGAGCGGCTCGAGGCCGACATCGACAGGCTCAACGCGAATCTCTCGCCCCTGCGCTCCTTCGTGCTGCCGGGCGGATCGCCGGCCGCCGCCGCCCTGCATCTCGCGCGAACCGTGTCGCGGCGGGCCGAAAGGCTGATGGTGGAACTGGCGGAGAGGCCGGGCGAGCGCGTCAACCCGGACGCGCTGAAATACGTGAACCGGGTCTCGGACTTCCTGTTCGTCGCGTCGCGGGCGGTCAACGACAACGGTGCCAGGGACGTTCTCTGGGTGCCCGGCGAAAACCGCTGA
- a CDS encoding rhomboid family intramembrane serine protease: MFIPLHDANSLKHIKAQYVTLALIGVNVAVYLAVNLDLVSGAYEAAVFSFGYIPAVVNDIVELPPGRVIIPEELSLVSYAFLHGSFMHLASNMLFLWVFGDNVEDALGHVRFLVFYLACAVAGALAHGFLVPDSTAPLIGASGAISGIIGAYLILHPKVRIWVLAFGRIPLRLPAAIPLLLWIAFQLANVLLDADDGVSWAAHVGGFVAGAVLVVVMRRRGVPLFDRDIVLPKAVEIREGRPERPADGEDAKPMPWGRG; the protein is encoded by the coding sequence ATGTTCATTCCCCTGCATGACGCCAACAGCCTGAAACACATCAAGGCGCAATATGTGACGCTCGCCCTGATCGGCGTGAACGTGGCCGTCTATCTCGCGGTCAATCTCGACCTGGTGTCGGGGGCCTACGAGGCGGCGGTGTTCTCATTCGGCTACATTCCCGCCGTCGTGAACGACATCGTCGAGCTGCCGCCCGGCCGCGTCATCATTCCCGAGGAGCTGTCGCTGGTTTCCTATGCCTTCCTGCACGGCAGCTTCATGCACCTGGCCTCGAACATGCTGTTCCTGTGGGTGTTCGGCGACAATGTCGAGGACGCGCTCGGCCATGTCCGGTTTCTCGTCTTCTACCTGGCCTGCGCCGTGGCCGGGGCGCTGGCGCACGGCTTCCTGGTCCCGGATTCGACGGCTCCGCTGATCGGCGCCTCCGGCGCGATTTCCGGCATCATCGGCGCCTACCTGATCCTGCATCCGAAGGTGCGGATCTGGGTGCTCGCCTTCGGGCGGATCCCGCTGCGCCTGCCGGCGGCGATCCCGCTGCTGCTCTGGATCGCCTTCCAGCTGGCCAACGTCCTCCTGGATGCCGACGACGGCGTTTCATGGGCGGCGCATGTCGGCGGATTCGTCGCCGGCGCGGTGCTCGTCGTCGTCATGCGGCGGCGCGGGGTGCCGCTGTTCGACCGCGACATCGTCCTGCCGAAGGCCGTGGAAATCCGCGAAGGACGGCCCGAAAGGCCGGCGGACGGGGAGGATGCGAAGCCGATGCCCTGGGGGCGCGGTTGA
- a CDS encoding electron transfer flavoprotein subunit beta/FixA family protein translates to MKVLVPVKRVIDYNVKVRVKADGSGVELANVKMSMNPFDEIAVEEAIRLKEAGTATEIVAVSIGPAQAQETIRTALAMGADRGILVKTDDIVEPLAVAKILKGVVEEEQPGLVILGKQAIDDDANQTGQMLAALLGWSQGTFASKVEIAGDAAKVTREIDGGLQTVELKMPAIVTTDLRLNQPRYASLPNIMKAKKKPLDEKAPSDYGVDTAPRLKVLKTEEPEGRKAGVKVADVAELVDKLKNEAGVL, encoded by the coding sequence ATGAAGGTATTGGTGCCGGTCAAGCGCGTGATCGACTACAACGTGAAGGTCCGCGTGAAGGCTGACGGTTCGGGCGTCGAACTGGCGAACGTCAAGATGAGCATGAACCCGTTCGACGAGATCGCCGTCGAGGAGGCGATCCGCCTGAAGGAAGCCGGAACGGCGACCGAGATCGTCGCCGTCTCCATCGGCCCGGCACAGGCGCAGGAGACGATCCGCACCGCGCTGGCCATGGGCGCCGACCGCGGCATCCTGGTCAAGACCGACGACATCGTCGAGCCGCTGGCCGTGGCCAAGATCCTCAAGGGCGTGGTCGAGGAGGAGCAGCCGGGGCTGGTCATCCTCGGCAAGCAGGCAATCGACGACGATGCCAACCAGACGGGACAGATGCTGGCCGCGCTGCTCGGCTGGAGCCAGGGCACATTCGCCTCCAAGGTGGAGATCGCCGGCGACGCGGCAAAGGTGACGCGCGAGATCGACGGCGGACTGCAGACGGTCGAGCTGAAGATGCCGGCCATCGTGACCACCGACCTGCGCCTCAACCAGCCGCGCTACGCCTCGCTGCCCAACATCATGAAGGCCAAGAAGAAGCCGCTCGACGAGAAGGCGCCGTCCGACTACGGCGTCGACACCGCGCCACGGCTGAAAGTGCTGAAGACCGAGGAGCCGGAGGGCCGCAAGGCCGGGGTGAAGGTCGCCGATGTCGCCGAGCTGGTCGACAAGCTCAAGAACGAAGCCGGCGTGCTTTAA
- a CDS encoding electron transfer flavoprotein subunit alpha/FixB family protein: protein MTILLIAEHDNATLSDQTAKALTAAKEIGGDVHVLVAGKDAKPAADEAAKLDGVAKVLLADDAALAEQLAEPMAALIVSLADGYDTLIAPATTNGKNYMPRVAALLDVMQVSDIIAVEGADTFKRPTYAGNAIQTVQATDAKKVITVRTASFNAAGEGGSAPVETVPAAADPGLSTFVENRIAESDRPELTSAKIIISGGRALGSKEKFEEVILPVADKLGAAVGASRAAVDAGYAPNDWQVGQTGKVVAPELYIACGISGAIQHLAGMKDSKVIVAINKDEEAPIFQVADYGLVADLFDVLPELEKAL, encoded by the coding sequence ATGACGATTCTTCTGATTGCCGAACATGACAACGCAACCCTGTCCGACCAGACCGCCAAGGCCCTGACGGCGGCGAAGGAAATCGGCGGCGACGTGCACGTGCTGGTCGCCGGCAAGGACGCCAAACCCGCGGCCGACGAAGCGGCGAAGCTGGACGGCGTGGCCAAGGTGCTGCTGGCCGACGACGCCGCGCTCGCCGAGCAGCTGGCCGAGCCGATGGCGGCGCTGATCGTGTCGCTCGCCGATGGCTACGACACGCTGATCGCCCCGGCGACGACCAACGGCAAGAACTACATGCCGCGCGTCGCCGCTCTTCTCGACGTGATGCAGGTTTCCGACATCATCGCCGTGGAAGGCGCCGACACGTTCAAGCGGCCGACCTATGCCGGCAACGCGATCCAGACCGTTCAGGCGACCGACGCCAAGAAGGTGATCACCGTGCGCACGGCATCCTTCAACGCGGCGGGCGAGGGCGGCTCCGCACCGGTCGAGACCGTTCCGGCTGCGGCCGATCCGGGCCTGTCGACCTTCGTGGAGAACCGGATCGCCGAAAGCGACCGCCCGGAACTGACCTCGGCGAAGATCATCATCTCCGGCGGCCGCGCGCTCGGCTCGAAGGAGAAGTTCGAGGAGGTGATCCTGCCCGTCGCCGACAAGCTGGGCGCTGCCGTCGGCGCGTCGCGTGCCGCCGTCGATGCAGGCTACGCGCCGAACGACTGGCAGGTGGGCCAGACCGGCAAGGTGGTTGCCCCGGAACTCTACATCGCCTGCGGCATCTCGGGTGCCATCCAGCATCTCGCCGGCATGAAGGACTCCAAGGTCATCGTCGCCATCAACAAGGACGAGGAGGCGCCGATCTTCCAGGTCGCCGACTACGGCCTCGTCGCAGACCTGTTCGACGTCCTGCCCGAACTGGAGAAGGCGCTGTAA